The window CAGAGCACTCCAGGGCAATTTGTAAACATCAAGGTAAACACAACCACTGATCCGCTCATACGCAGGCCATTTTCCATCTTTGACCATGACGGAACTACCATGCGCATTGTCATCCGGGTTGTGGGAAAAGGCACAGAGAAGATAGTTACTATGCATCCTGGCCCCATCGATTGTATTGGACCATTTGGGAAAGGGTTTTCAGTAGTTACTGGCAAAAAGGCACTCCTTATTGGCGGCGGCGTGGGGAATGCACCATTGTATTATTTAGCAAAATTGTTGAAGAAGGCCCATACTCAGGTTACCTATATCTATGGTTCACGTTCGGCTTCTCACATTTTTTTGTTAGATAGTTACCGGAAACTATCGCACACATGTATTGTAACAACGGATGATGGAAGCAGTGGAATTAAAGGCAATCCCGTTGATATAGCAAAAGACATTGTGGCAAAACATGACTTTGATATTATCTACACCTGTGGTCCAGAAATTATGATGAAGCGCCTATCCCAGGAACTGTCGCACATACCCATTGAAGCGTCCCTTGAACGATACTTTGGCTGCGGCGTTGGACTTTGCTCTGGATGCGCTGTGGCAACTAAAGAAGGATATAAGCGTGCCTGCATTGATGGCCCGGTTTTTGATGCGCACACTGTGCTATGGGATGCACCGTAATTATTTAAACAGGGGCGATAGTTGCTTGAAACGTTCTGTCCCTGCTTTTTCCAGAATCATAAACGAAATTGTCTCAGTGGGATAACAAATTGCTCCTGCCTGCCTGAGCGCTTGTATTGCCATTTCCCACTCATGGGTGCGCCGGGAACACACCGCATCTGATGCGATAATGACATTGTAATTTTCTTTAAGCAGTGACAGTGCTGTAGTAAGCACACAGATATGTGTTTCAATGCCACACAAAATGATATTGGTGCGTTTTATCCGGGTAACCTGCTCACGTATAGTATCATCTTTCATGCAATCAAAAGCTAATTTATCAAAGGCAACCACTCCTTCAAGCCTGTCCATCAACTCCTTGATTGTAGGTCCCAGTCCTTTGCGGTATTGTTCGGTAAGGATTATGGGAAGGCTATACTGCTTGGCCAGTTCAATGAGAATGCCCACATTCTTTGCTACTTTTTTTCGCATCTCATATTCCATTGAGTTAAACAAACTATCCTGCACATCAATGATAAACAGTGCAGTGTTGTCAGGTGTAATATAAAATT is drawn from Spirochaetota bacterium and contains these coding sequences:
- a CDS encoding dihydroorotate dehydrogenase electron transfer subunit; the encoded protein is MFTLIETKPVAHNHYLLTLHTDCTQSTPGQFVNIKVNTTTDPLIRRPFSIFDHDGTTMRIVIRVVGKGTEKIVTMHPGPIDCIGPFGKGFSVVTGKKALLIGGGVGNAPLYYLAKLLKKAHTQVTYIYGSRSASHIFLLDSYRKLSHTCIVTTDDGSSGIKGNPVDIAKDIVAKHDFDIIYTCGPEIMMKRLSQELSHIPIEASLERYFGCGVGLCSGCAVATKEGYKRACIDGPVFDAHTVLWDAP
- a CDS encoding isochorismatase family protein, with product MDISKFYITPDNTALFIIDVQDSLFNSMEYEMRKKVAKNVGILIELAKQYSLPIILTEQYRKGLGPTIKELMDRLEGVVAFDKLAFDCMKDDTIREQVTRIKRTNIILCGIETHICVLTTALSLLKENYNVIIASDAVCSRRTHEWEMAIQALRQAGAICYPTETISFMILEKAGTERFKQLSPLFK